From Myripristis murdjan chromosome 13, fMyrMur1.1, whole genome shotgun sequence:
tcatcagcaccactgagctgaagtaaggtatcccatattatattttaagttctgatatactgtaaattaaataggtgaaagaactgttttgggaaattgcctttaatgtttatgatgttattttatagatattatagtgcattttgcaattatagcaatgctgttggactttaaaagcaacatatatggatttttatgggcatattttgagttctggtgttgggctgatttttgggtcctttttatacccggttgggcgggttttaGGCTGGTTTTGAGtcgctgtttggctgcttttgtctcacaaaTCTGGCAACCCTGCTGCGCCGTCTAAAACAGTCCGGGCAGCAACAAGCAGGAGGAGACGTTCAGCTGCAACGTGAACACTTTGGTTGATATTACATACTTGACAAATTCGGTTTTGACTTATAttgctgtcctttttttttttttttttttttttttttttttttttgcggtgtaATAATAAAGTAGTCACCGGGATGTCTCAGTTAGAGCGGGCCGAGTCGCAGCTGgcagagctggagctgctgtccaGCATGTTCCCCAGCCAGGGGGAGTTTGAGCTCACAGACCCGGTGGCCGTGGCCGAGCTCCGGGGCTTCGTGGAGGGCAGCGCCGACAGCCCCCCTCCCTGCAGACCCCGGTTCCTCTTAAAGCAGAAGGTGGAGGCTGCAACCACGGAGGGGGTAACTACCTGCTCCtcagccctgacacacacacacacactgaggcacaCCGGTTCAGCCctgcctgcactgcaaaaactcaaaatcttaccaagaatatttgtctcatttcaagtcaaaatgtcttatttctagtcaaaatatctcattacacttaaaataatgaatgaatgaatgaatgaatgttttatttcaagcggcagaaatcaaatacacctATAAATAGACAATTActtatgcacaaatatttaaacaataaataatatttcatttcctttcagtggaaaaccaaaacaaatatataatatatacaaataaacactgtcCGAAAAGGTATACGCagaagccttagcttattttgcctatccttcttacattaATAATATTTCGTCTGCtcacttaaataataaaataaactaaatgaaagacacaaaaacaaaatatgtgtatcTATACAAAGGGTCCCAAGGCAGTCCGTAAGTACACTagtgttcataattttgttttatatttactaataatattatttttaagtgtATTACATactttcatttctatttctaaattattccataaatttacaccttttactgttattatctttgttttacatttgttcttgcctttgtttttttgaacatgcaaaTCCCTCTCAGTTGATATTTATTCACTCTGATCTGGAACATCTTCTGGATACTTTCTGGAAGCATGTTATTATTCACTTTATACATGATTTGTGCAGTTTTacgacatgatcacctaagaaataacttgtttttagacaattttcacacttgtttcaagtgaattttcacttgttccactggcagattttgccaatgaaacaagcaaattttcacttgattcaagtgtgaaaattgtctaaaaacaagttacttctgaggtgatcatgtcttattttaagtgtaatgagatattttgactagaaataagacattttgacttgaaatgagacaaatattcttggtaagattttgagtttttgcactTCATCATAGGGACACAATATAATACCGCGATATTTATATCTCGATAGTGAGACACTATATACgatatgactatgggttcacactcaagtggaaaaaatttaaagtgaaaaagtgaagtgcaacagtgaaaatgaagcattcttcaaaaaaaaaaaaacaaaaacaaaaacaatataataataccaactggatgtggaaaatgcagttacttaaAGTATTTTACAGACCAATCTCtgtctataataataatagtaataataataataataataaaacaaaacattttgctaCAACTTATGcttcaacaatattttaagtgtaacaaaaattgagcattcttcaaaaataataatactactaactaataatactactaactggatgtagaaaatgcagctacctcacaaattatgtttttgatcaAAACCGACCAGTCAGTGTCTTAGGCCAACcctaatacatatatatatataaatataaatataacctGACATTTGATAAAGTCCATATCAtttccttttgagatattaatattgcGCATGTTCATATGCAGATAATGATATAATAACGATATATTGCTCAGCCCTagtgtatatatggtgtattTAGGTGTACTATTTAACATATGCTcaatttattatttctgtttctattgTAATGTTTTGTAGGACtactgcacatatttagacttaatgcacatactttttcttattatttaatTCTTCTTGTGAGAATTTgaacaactgcagctgacccagtttcccctcggggatcaataaagtatttctgattctgatcattgttattgttatttgtatttCTGTCGTCCTGTTTTCTCAGGTGGATGTCACTTTGTCGTGCGCGTATCCGTCGGAGTATCCCTGTGTCCTCCCGGAGATAACGGTCCGGTAAGTGACTCCAGTGATGGGAGCGCTGAGTGCTGTTGCTGTCCTGCCTGCTGTGTTCAAGGCGAAACAGAGCTGGGAAGCCTTCAGCCATCAAGTTATAAGGGTGAACAAGTGGAGGTGCACTGAGCGTGATGCTGAAAatctgtactgtgtgtgtgtgtgtgtgtgtgtgtgtgtgtgtgtgtgtgaatggatctTTGTGAGGATGGAAGCGGAGTGTAACGACTTGACGAATCAACATTTGACAACCGATAGATTTTATCTCCTCCAGTGCTGTACTCATGAGAAGTGGGAGCTGGGAAGTGTTTGACTTCTGAGTCGGTGAAATCCACATGAACGGCCCTCAAAACTGTAATTCCTAATCTTAAACTCTTCTCAGAGCTGTTGCTTTATCCCAGATGTAATTCAGAAACATCATATCACTAAAATAAGCAACATGTTTGTCGTTTGTGGTGTAATCATTTGGTGGTGTATGTAGTCAGAGGAGCATGCCGGCAGAGAAATCGCTCAgaaaaattcattaaaaaaagttACTTAGCTGTATATCAGTTGAAAGATTTTGCTGTcgtgaaaacagcaaaacaaacataagtTCAAACTGGGTGCACATTTTGTTCCAGCTTCAACCATTTGGACTCTCCGAGATGGGAAGAAGGAATTTCCAAGTGAGAAACTTTCGAATTCTCACAAAACTAACACAAGCCTCTGGCGCAGTCCCTAACCCCACGTCACCACACCTGCCCACCTGAACTCAGGTGGCCTGTACATATTCAGCTTAgtcacattttaacattaagGACAAGGAAGCCAATCAGCAGGGGATCTGAGATTCCTAGCACCAATAGGAATTTGTGCTGTACACCTTCATGTATTACACAAAGAAAATATAGTTAATTATGCCAGAGAGACAACTCATACAATGCAAAATGTAGTAGTAAATGAAATAGTGTAGTAGTGTAATAGTTGCAATTCTTTGTCATAGGGCTGGATGATAAATTGATTAAATGGAATaattcaaattaatattttaaattaatgcaaaaaacagctgaatcatacaatggagatttttactgcataTGTTATTGTGTTATAAAGGCAGCTGAGTACAAGGCAAACAGCTCTAAATTAAAATCTCAAAATCCTGAAACGTTTGGGAAAAGTaagtggttttattttttggccatatGGCCCAGCTCTACTTTGTCATTTGCTTCTTTGGTTTGAGAAAGAGGCCGTGCAGCCTGTCTCTCAGCACCGTCCTGTACTGTGGAGCAGCACAAACTGTGTTTGACAGGCCAGcaacagggaggggaggggcacctgctaaataaagttgttttttatgAATGTAAACATCTGCCGAGATCTTTTGCTGCTATCTGTAGGCTACCGACACCTCAGGCACGACGCTGTTTtgacaaaaattaaaactaataaGCCTccgacagaaaaaaatatcagtctcAATGTGAGGCTCTCTCTTTGACTCCTAGCCAAAACTGAAGCAGTCTAGTCTGCCtaactgttttttgtgtgaAGACTGAATTAATTCGCAGTGAAAACTGCCAGTAAGGTAACCATGGAGACTGTGTTTTTGGTGTAAAGTATTTCGCTGAccatttggaagcagcagtgaTAGTGCAGGGATGAgattttttgttgtgatttcCAACAAATATAGGAAATGTGAAATTCTGAAATTGGACCAGAATGTGGGAGGCAATCTGAAGAAGAGAAATCCCCTGAAAACCTGAGAGTTTCCCGGGAATATCAGTAAGATTAGCAAGTATGGAATGTGTAAAAATGGCAATGGACCGTGGATTTTTGTCCCAAAATGAACAAGCAGAGTCCAGAAAGTTACTTTTGAATCCTCTGCAGATGTATTATGGTTATTTAGACTATGAAGCAGTGAAATGGTGGTTATAGCCACATTAACTTTTCCCATTAAGGCAGTCTTTGCTCCTGCGGGTGGAAACTTGCAGCTCTGAGTTGTGTTGAACCTTcctctgcagtgtgtttgctctgtgcCCTGTAGATGTGCTGATCTCAGCAGAGCCCAGCAGACACAGCTCCACGCCgacctgaacacacacctgacGGAAAACTGccgaggggaggtgtgtgtacTCTCTGCAGTGGAGTGGGTGAAGGACAACTCGCACCTCTACATCAGCAGGAGCGCATCGTCTGCAGCACTGCCCTCTAAGAAAGAGTCCGCCTCTCCACGGCCACCGGAGCTGTTCAGCCGCCTATGGATCTACAGTCACCACATCTATAACAAGACCAAGAGGAAGAATATCTTAGAGTGGTCCAAGGAGCTGGGTCTGACCGGCTTCAGCATGCCTGGAAAGCCTGGGATCGTGTGTGTGGAAGGCCCTCAAAGTGCCTGTGAGGAGTTCTGGTCCAGGTATCttgagttttgttatttttagcaAACGCTACATCACAGTCAGGCGCCCGCTGAGGTGccagttttattattttctgaaCCTTTTCCTATTTCACACAGAGTGAAGGTTCTGACATGGAAGAAGATCATGATTCGACATAGAGAGGATATTCCCCTTGATCATCAGGGCATGGACAGCAGCGCTGTTGAAAGTATGGACTCCCTGCGCAAATTCACAAGCTTTGAAGAGGCGATGTTTGACCCCCATGGGAACAGAGGCAATCACATGGACCTTGGGCTGCTCTACCAGTTCTTAAATGAGAAAGGCTGTTGTGATGTCTTTCAGATATATTTTGGCATTGAGGGGAGGTAGGAGTTAGACCCTAAAGAATTATGATATGGAAGTATTTCCCTGGCAAAGTAGCATTAATAGGCTGCTCCTTGGAGAGCATTCTCAAGGACTGCAGTGCTAATGGCTTCCCTagtttgatttgtgattttaataataTGTGCCACCCCATCACCTTGCCTtaggtgggttttttttcctgaaatggcTGCACTGCAAATCATCTCCTAGCAAATGTAGGATTTTCAAGTCTGGCACCAAATTAATAATTGGGCAAGATGGTCAACAATATGCCACATCCTGAGGTAAAAGATTTCGTTTTAATGATTTAAAGAAATACATCTTCACAGTTAGCATCCCTCAGATTTGTCTCAGAGGGATTAACTGCTGATTAGACTGTTATTAGACAAGAAGTATGTTGTCAGTCGGCATGGATTTTAATCATAGTCCATCTaaggccaaagtggaactataaaacacattaatttaGTGGATTTTGTATGGAGTTTTCCCTTCAACGTTCAGTGTGATCATATTAAAAATCTGATTATTTATGCTCATTTTGTTGATGTATTTATAAGTAAAATACACTGCATATATAAACAGATATGTATCTTTTATAGGCCAATATCAGCTGATACTGTGGTGCTACATACACACCATACAGGACATACACTCAGCCGGTCCCAAATTAATAATGCAAATTATAAATGACGGGACTTTATTAGATTGCCGTTTTGAgataacaaaatcaaaatctttATTTTCCAAGGTTCTTGACACTGGGACCCTAGATGTAAACTAGGAATGATTTAAAGGAAATTAcaggggttcaacatttgagCTATAATGACCTTATTTACAGCCATTGCAGTGAAGTTACTTGCTAAAGTGTTGTTGTGTCTATGTtggccaccaggtggcagcattACACCATCCAAGGCAGGACATAGAAACACTTTGTGACAATTATGGCATTGTTGAAGAATTTATGTAGTATTTTGCAATGTAAATTTTGATAAAGAATCTATTCAAACCCCATAAAAAAGGCTGATCATaaatttcctgtgttttacaaAAGTGTTGTTCTTATACAACCAACACATCTGGGATTCATATTGTTCATattcatattgttttatttaaagacatgttttttcatctgttgtttGGATTACACACGAGCGTTTTGATGTTGGACCTTTCAGCCTATTGTATGCAGACTAAAATCACAGTCTTACTGTGTAAAAAGGCAGTGGGAATCACATTTGGTGAGCGCCCATGGTGGTCCAGTACATTAGCTTTTGCAGTAGACAGATAAAACACTCCCTCGTGGGCCCGGCAGCTCCGTTCACCAGCATGGACTGTCAAATCAATAGAGGCCATTAAAATTCCTCTGTTTAATGCTCTCTGACTATTGTCCTGCACCTCTTTAACGATGAACCTCTCCCAGGCATGTTTTGGGCACAGAGCTGCTGGCCCTGCTGCAGGGCCTGGGCAGGGCTCTTGCTCTTCCCTTAGAGGGGGGAATGTCGCTCCAATTAAACCCCTTTTGACGCTCTATCAGattgattctgatttttttctcctcagaagACTCATCACAGGAGTCTTCACttattcatccagaagagcttGGGGTGCATCCATATCTCCAGCTTGTTCCTTTCTCATCATCCagctcagcagcatcacaggaTTCAGACTCTGAACCTGGAACAGCAGCGTCCTGCTCGTCTCTTGATCTGGTATGGTGTATATTTGGTTCTATTGTAATCAACcagatgaaaaaatacaaaaaaacaaacaaacaaacaaacaaaaaattcatTTCACATCCACATTAGTCAGTTGATGCATTCATCCCTATGTGGCTGTAATGAGCTGTATTCCATCTATGTATAAATAAGGTTTATTTGCATCAATACTTAATACTTAATCAATACTTAATACATTTATAAACTTGCTAAATGtcctattgttttgttttgtattgtattgtgttgtatttagGTCAACCATTGATCCACAGCAGCTATCTAGGTAGATTTGTTTCTCATCATAGGAAGGGATGTGAAAACACTAACATTGTCCATCATCATTATCCACATTAAAACAgtctaaaatatatatacatgctTAAATAAAATTCATAGGACCATGTTGC
This genomic window contains:
- the rwdd2b gene encoding RWD domain-containing protein 2B, producing the protein MSQLERAESQLAELELLSSMFPSQGEFELTDPVAVAELRGFVEGSADSPPPCRPRFLLKQKVEAATTEGVDVTLSCAYPSEYPCVLPEITVRCADLSRAQQTQLHADLNTHLTENCRGEVCVLSAVEWVKDNSHLYISRSASSAALPSKKESASPRPPELFSRLWIYSHHIYNKTKRKNILEWSKELGLTGFSMPGKPGIVCVEGPQSACEEFWSRVKVLTWKKIMIRHREDIPLDHQGMDSSAVESMDSLRKFTSFEEAMFDPHGNRGNHMDLGLLYQFLNEKGCCDVFQIYFGIEGR